One genomic segment of Catalinimonas alkaloidigena includes these proteins:
- a CDS encoding heparinase II/III domain-containing protein: MRIYLWTYCLLFTLFCTPLRAQQSSENLIRHNFLSESFPREKLSSLLIPENEWHPFPKSSERQEWESVNKKIRSGYIKKAEEALQQEWESLPATVFLEFARNGNRSNFQALRSSRRNALLDLVLGECIENQGRFTEAIVNAVWSICEESYWGVPAHLYLQEAGPGLPDVEEPTIDLFAAETAALLAWTEYLLGDQLDEVSPLIRKRLSYEFDRRVFEPFEVRDDFWWMGFDRDRHVNNWNPWINSNILTASLLHLEDPKRKSAIAHKSLRSLDNFLNHYPADGGCDEGPSYWSRAAGSLFDCLEILYSASAQRIDVYDEALIQKMGSYIYKTYIDDDYFVNFADAAALNTIQEDLVFRYGERINDSNMKALGASKASQRDVEEDLPTDDRSLGRHLYAIFNRENIEQYPVTKTPYISDAWFPDLQVMTARTEQGTPEGLFLAAQGGHNAESHNHNDVGNFIVYVDGQPAIIDVGVEEYTAKTFSPQRYEIWTMQSAYHNVPTINGFMQLPGRKYAARDVKFEKNEQEVSFSLDISSAYPEEAAINFWQRDIRFVRDTWVQINDKYELDELKGEMHFTLMTAFDVEKVADGKLRLQGREDASDVVAFLFFDAEKFSLNTEEIKITDKKLLKSWPDTIYRMHFTAQDPKKNDQWRFTIAKDEQVEKHL, encoded by the coding sequence ATGCGAATTTATTTATGGACCTATTGTCTGTTGTTTACATTATTCTGCACCCCCTTAAGGGCTCAGCAATCGAGTGAAAATCTAATCAGACATAACTTTCTGAGTGAGTCGTTTCCAAGAGAAAAACTTTCAAGCCTACTGATCCCAGAAAATGAGTGGCATCCTTTCCCAAAAAGTAGTGAGCGACAGGAATGGGAAAGTGTAAATAAAAAAATAAGATCTGGTTATATTAAAAAAGCAGAAGAAGCACTTCAGCAGGAATGGGAGTCGCTCCCTGCGACAGTCTTTCTAGAATTTGCCCGCAATGGTAATCGCTCGAACTTCCAGGCGCTGCGTTCATCCCGTAGAAATGCGCTACTTGATCTGGTGTTAGGTGAATGTATTGAAAACCAGGGCAGATTTACTGAAGCCATTGTAAATGCCGTCTGGTCCATTTGTGAAGAGTCGTACTGGGGTGTGCCAGCTCATCTGTATTTACAGGAAGCCGGTCCCGGATTACCCGATGTGGAAGAGCCTACCATAGACCTGTTTGCTGCCGAAACCGCGGCGCTGCTTGCCTGGACAGAATATCTGCTGGGAGACCAACTGGATGAGGTTTCTCCATTGATCCGTAAAAGGCTTTCATATGAGTTTGATAGACGTGTTTTTGAGCCCTTTGAGGTGCGGGATGACTTTTGGTGGATGGGCTTTGACAGAGACAGGCATGTAAACAACTGGAACCCGTGGATCAATTCCAATATTTTAACAGCTAGCCTACTTCACCTGGAAGACCCTAAAAGAAAGTCAGCGATTGCCCACAAGTCATTGCGCAGTCTGGATAACTTCCTGAACCATTATCCTGCTGATGGTGGGTGTGATGAAGGTCCCAGCTATTGGAGCCGTGCGGCGGGCTCATTATTTGACTGTCTGGAAATTTTGTACAGTGCCTCCGCGCAGCGTATTGATGTATATGATGAGGCGCTCATTCAGAAAATGGGCTCATACATATATAAGACCTACATAGATGATGATTATTTTGTAAATTTTGCTGACGCGGCGGCGCTCAATACCATACAGGAAGACCTGGTATTTCGGTATGGAGAACGTATCAATGACAGCAATATGAAAGCCCTGGGAGCCAGTAAAGCTTCTCAGCGGGATGTAGAAGAAGATTTACCTACTGATGACCGTAGCCTGGGCCGCCATCTTTATGCGATCTTCAACCGTGAAAATATTGAGCAATACCCAGTAACCAAAACCCCTTATATTTCCGATGCCTGGTTTCCTGACTTACAGGTGATGACTGCCCGAACTGAACAGGGTACTCCCGAAGGCTTATTTCTTGCCGCACAAGGGGGCCATAATGCCGAAAGTCATAACCATAATGATGTGGGAAATTTTATTGTTTATGTGGACGGCCAACCGGCAATTATTGATGTTGGTGTAGAAGAATATACGGCTAAAACTTTCAGCCCTCAGCGCTACGAAATCTGGACCATGCAGTCTGCTTATCATAATGTACCTACCATCAATGGATTTATGCAGCTTCCCGGAAGAAAGTATGCTGCCCGTGATGTGAAGTTTGAAAAGAACGAGCAGGAGGTAAGCTTTTCATTGGACATCTCCAGCGCTTATCCTGAAGAGGCAGCGATTAATTTCTGGCAGAGAGACATTCGGTTTGTCCGCGATACCTGGGTACAGATCAATGATAAATATGAACTTGATGAGCTTAAAGGAGAAATGCATTTTACCTTGATGACTGCATTTGATGTAGAAAAAGTAGCGGATGGAAAGCTCAGATTACAGGGGCGCGAAGACGCTAGTGATGTAGTAGCTTTCCTTTTCTTTGATGCAGAGAAATTCTCTTTAAATACTGAGGAAATTAAGATTACCGATAAGAAACTTCTGAAATCGTGGCCAGACACAATCTACAGGATGCACTTTACTGCCCAAGATCCCAAAAAAAATGATCAGTGGCGTTTCACCATTGCCAAAGATGAGCAGGTTGAGAAACATCTGTGA
- a CDS encoding DUF1592 domain-containing protein — protein MILNKTPIHRIFFLSLFIFSNASLAAQPKYDFIEDIRPVLDQHCFSCHNVGKVAGGINLEKYENQGRLLDDGHIWLKVVKQLQSGQMPPDTRPRLTENEYHILVDGINDILISSLTENNPGRVVIRRLSHREYQYTVKDLIGVDFDAEAFFPADGSGGSGFDNYARTLFFTPLKLERYYAAADQIVDAVSKDPKLWTAIVAQPYDPSIWQKAIRWIKSFFVELDPLHHPSLAAKEVLFPFATKTYRRFVKPQEKNDLIRLFQQVYAGSDSLNTPERFDTAIQECLKAMMISPQFLYKVEDEQPVDIPYPLSNFELASRLSYFLWSSMPDQELFEVAYRENLHDTQVLNEQVERMLKDPKAARFAESFISQWMGITKLKSSSPVDPEKFPEFDENLRQAMYQETVEYFTHIITDGHNLLELIDSDYTFLNETLADHYGIADVEGEEFRKVQLANRSRGGVMGMGSVLASTSLPLRTSPVLRGKWVLEEILGTPPPPPPPDVGELPEESSHEGTSLRNLLEIHRDNDACRSCHQKMDPIGFGLEHYDAIGRWRDTYGSTEPIIAWDTLASGEPFNGPIELKKILFQKQDNFARTISERMFTYAIGRSIEFVDEPTMQNLSKILIENNFNSTALIKELVNSYPFRYRTNDYGRKLDVL, from the coding sequence ATGATACTAAATAAGACGCCTATCCATCGTATTTTTTTTCTGTCGCTATTCATTTTTTCCAATGCATCATTAGCTGCCCAACCCAAATATGATTTTATTGAGGATATTCGCCCTGTTTTAGATCAGCACTGCTTTAGCTGTCATAATGTTGGAAAAGTAGCAGGTGGTATCAACCTGGAAAAATATGAAAATCAGGGTAGACTTCTTGACGATGGTCATATATGGCTGAAAGTGGTGAAACAATTGCAATCAGGTCAAATGCCTCCTGACACCAGACCCAGACTGACCGAGAATGAATATCATATACTGGTAGATGGCATCAATGACATATTGATAAGCTCACTTACTGAAAATAATCCTGGCCGGGTAGTAATTCGCAGGTTAAGCCATAGAGAATATCAATATACAGTCAAAGATTTAATAGGGGTGGATTTTGATGCCGAGGCTTTTTTTCCTGCTGATGGCTCCGGTGGAAGTGGCTTTGATAATTATGCCCGAACTTTGTTCTTTACCCCACTAAAGCTGGAGCGCTATTATGCAGCAGCAGACCAAATCGTGGATGCAGTATCTAAAGACCCTAAGCTATGGACTGCCATCGTAGCTCAGCCATACGATCCTTCAATCTGGCAAAAAGCAATACGCTGGATAAAAAGTTTTTTTGTGGAATTAGATCCTTTGCACCACCCTAGCCTGGCCGCTAAAGAAGTGCTTTTCCCCTTTGCTACAAAAACCTATCGCCGCTTTGTAAAACCCCAGGAAAAAAATGATTTGATCAGGCTTTTTCAGCAGGTCTATGCTGGTTCTGACAGCCTTAACACTCCCGAACGCTTTGATACAGCTATCCAGGAATGCCTGAAAGCGATGATGATTTCTCCGCAGTTTCTGTATAAGGTTGAAGATGAACAACCGGTAGATATCCCCTATCCTCTTAGTAATTTTGAACTGGCAAGCCGGCTTTCTTATTTCTTATGGTCCAGTATGCCTGATCAGGAACTGTTTGAAGTAGCCTATCGCGAAAACCTCCATGATACTCAGGTACTCAACGAGCAGGTAGAACGAATGCTAAAAGACCCTAAAGCAGCACGCTTTGCCGAAAGCTTCATTTCACAGTGGATGGGCATTACTAAGTTAAAAAGTAGCAGCCCTGTAGATCCTGAAAAGTTTCCTGAGTTTGATGAAAACCTCAGGCAGGCTATGTACCAGGAGACTGTGGAATACTTCACGCATATCATCACAGACGGCCACAACTTACTTGAACTGATTGACAGTGACTACACTTTTCTGAATGAAACTTTGGCTGATCATTATGGTATAGCTGATGTGGAAGGGGAAGAATTTCGCAAAGTCCAGCTCGCCAATCGCAGCCGTGGAGGTGTTATGGGAATGGGCAGTGTACTTGCCTCAACTTCTCTCCCGCTCAGGACAAGTCCGGTACTCCGTGGCAAATGGGTTTTAGAAGAAATATTAGGTACTCCGCCACCACCACCACCACCGGACGTAGGGGAGCTTCCCGAAGAGTCCTCGCATGAAGGTACCAGCCTAAGAAATTTATTGGAAATTCACCGTGATAACGATGCCTGTAGAAGTTGTCACCAAAAAATGGATCCGATAGGCTTCGGACTAGAACACTATGATGCTATCGGTCGCTGGAGAGATACCTATGGTTCAACAGAACCTATCATAGCCTGGGATACGCTGGCGAGTGGAGAGCCGTTTAACGGGCCGATAGAATTGAAAAAGATACTTTTTCAAAAGCAGGATAATTTTGCCAGAACCATCTCAGAACGGATGTTTACTTATGCTATTGGTCGCTCCATTGAGTTTGTAGATGAGCCTACCATGCAAAACCTCTCCAAAATACTCATTGAAAATAACTTCAATTCAACCGCCCTTATAAAAGAACTTGTAAACTCATATCCCTTTCGTTATCGCACCAATGATTACGGGAGAAAACTTGATGTACTATGA
- a CDS encoding DUF1552 domain-containing protein produces MKKSWQISRRRMLKGLGASIALPFLDAMVPNSLISSPLQKPPLRAAFMFMPNGVHPDKWTPMQYGRNFELSPILSPLQTVKDDILVLNELRNRLSSYRGDDGHYTKTASFLTCLPIFKTTGDNLHSGGTSVDQMIAKHIGHQTLFPSLQYGMERISSGIDANVGFTRLYGSSISWQTPTQPCSKEINPRLAFDRLFRNFVPSSKKEEDPWKQSVLDLVMDDAKGLQRKLGRSDQDKLEEYLESIRSVEKRILSYEQQKAFEAKITNDIREEIVRLNVRIDEYSEMNLGVDITEKVRQMMDIMTLAFWSDATRVSSFMFGNSVSNRNFTFLPGVFGSHHQISHHKDDPRHLDEYETINRWHVEQYAYFLNKLKSIPEGDGNMLDNSMVLLGSGIRDGNRHSPYNLPVLLAGKGGGAIKTGQNLKFKEETPLANLYQSMLNIYEVPQECFGDSTGELCEIYA; encoded by the coding sequence ATGAAAAAGTCCTGGCAGATTTCGCGTCGTAGAATGTTAAAAGGTCTTGGAGCCAGTATTGCTCTGCCATTTCTGGATGCAATGGTTCCCAATAGCCTGATATCTTCTCCTTTACAAAAACCTCCATTAAGAGCTGCCTTTATGTTTATGCCCAATGGTGTACATCCTGACAAGTGGACTCCCATGCAGTACGGCAGAAACTTTGAGCTCTCTCCCATCCTCTCTCCATTGCAAACTGTCAAAGACGATATACTGGTACTAAATGAGCTGAGAAACAGGCTTAGCAGCTATCGGGGGGATGATGGGCATTATACCAAAACTGCCAGTTTTCTAACCTGTCTGCCCATTTTTAAGACTACGGGTGATAACCTGCATAGTGGAGGTACATCAGTGGATCAAATGATCGCTAAACACATCGGGCATCAAACTTTATTTCCTTCGCTACAATATGGTATGGAAAGAATTAGTTCTGGCATAGATGCCAATGTCGGCTTCACCCGCCTGTACGGATCATCTATTTCATGGCAGACTCCTACCCAACCCTGCTCCAAGGAAATTAACCCACGCCTGGCTTTTGACAGGCTTTTCAGAAATTTTGTTCCTAGTTCCAAAAAGGAAGAAGATCCCTGGAAGCAAAGTGTGCTTGACCTGGTCATGGATGATGCAAAAGGGCTGCAAAGGAAACTGGGTCGTAGCGATCAGGATAAGCTTGAAGAATACCTGGAGTCAATTCGTTCGGTGGAAAAAAGGATTCTGAGTTATGAGCAACAAAAAGCTTTTGAAGCAAAGATAACAAATGATATTCGTGAAGAAATTGTAAGGCTCAACGTTCGTATTGACGAATATTCTGAAATGAATCTTGGTGTTGATATTACTGAAAAGGTAAGACAGATGATGGATATAATGACTCTTGCCTTCTGGAGCGATGCTACAAGAGTAAGTAGCTTCATGTTTGGTAATTCTGTTAGCAACAGAAACTTCACGTTTCTTCCCGGTGTCTTTGGTAGTCATCACCAGATCTCACATCATAAAGACGACCCCAGGCATCTTGATGAATACGAAACAATTAACCGTTGGCATGTAGAACAATATGCCTATTTTCTGAACAAACTCAAATCAATACCTGAAGGTGATGGTAATATGCTGGACAATTCAATGGTGCTTCTGGGCTCAGGCATCAGAGATGGAAACCGGCACTCTCCGTATAATTTACCGGTACTGTTGGCTGGTAAGGGAGGCGGTGCGATAAAGACAGGGCAAAACCTTAAATTTAAGGAAGAAACACCCCTGGCAAATCTTTACCAATCCATGCTCAATATTTACGAAGTACCTCAGGAATGTTTTGGGGATAGTACCGGAGAATTATGTGAAATTTATGCATAG
- a CDS encoding c-type cytochrome domain-containing protein — MSSKLNALLKKTTLFNQVFLFFTLLSLFLLSFPFWPVTEEDVSQWVLFSGRFHPLIIHFPIVLLFVLLFWECMVRLGWIERQISFQILLLILSAIFSVFSVIIGFALFQSGGYSGETVYSHLYAGIAVAIGALTALLFCWKAYQLNFKKYTNGYLIILLLTNLLIVYTSHLGGSLTHGEDFLTEHFPLKSVPVSAYDQKPLDEMLVFEDIIQNTLDARCYSCHNENKTKGGYLMTSFDDFLKGGKSKKTAIVPAKPYESELFQRITLEESHDDHMPPEGKTPLTNQEILMLEKWIEKGALQGISLSDIRADSVYFTLLSSQAQRLQQEMRIQAQREQELDGLIQLVAHQEQSFLLEKDKENKNGLVLSMQFPGTSFDDNQLAELQAVFSHIHRASFNASNISDDAFYHIGQMNNLRALFLQQTRIKGNGLIYLQNLESLEILDLSGTEVDDAELLHVLKINSLQHLYLYETHVNPVIVDAIAKNNPQLEVHLERGTLF, encoded by the coding sequence ATGTCCAGTAAATTAAATGCGCTGCTGAAGAAAACCACCTTATTTAACCAAGTATTTCTTTTTTTCACATTGCTCTCTTTATTCTTACTTTCTTTCCCATTCTGGCCGGTCACTGAAGAGGACGTTTCTCAATGGGTCTTATTCAGCGGACGTTTCCACCCTCTGATCATCCATTTCCCTATCGTACTGCTTTTTGTACTGTTATTTTGGGAATGCATGGTACGGCTCGGATGGATAGAAAGGCAAATTTCCTTTCAAATTCTTTTACTCATTTTATCTGCGATTTTCAGTGTATTCTCCGTTATCATTGGCTTTGCTTTGTTTCAAAGCGGTGGATATAGCGGTGAGACAGTATATTCTCATTTATATGCTGGAATAGCAGTCGCAATAGGAGCACTTACTGCCTTGCTTTTCTGTTGGAAAGCCTACCAACTGAACTTTAAGAAATATACGAATGGGTATTTAATTATTCTTTTACTCACCAACCTGCTGATAGTTTACACCAGTCATCTGGGAGGATCCTTAACACACGGAGAAGATTTTTTAACTGAGCATTTTCCGCTGAAATCTGTTCCTGTCAGTGCTTATGACCAAAAGCCTTTAGATGAAATGCTGGTCTTTGAAGATATTATCCAAAATACATTGGATGCTCGCTGTTATTCATGTCATAATGAAAATAAAACGAAGGGAGGATATCTGATGACTAGCTTTGATGATTTTCTCAAGGGAGGTAAAAGTAAAAAAACAGCTATTGTGCCTGCTAAGCCTTACGAAAGTGAGTTATTTCAGCGAATCACCCTGGAAGAAAGCCATGATGATCATATGCCTCCGGAAGGTAAAACACCTTTGACGAATCAGGAGATTCTGATGTTAGAAAAATGGATTGAAAAAGGAGCATTACAAGGAATTTCGCTTTCGGACATACGAGCAGACAGTGTGTATTTTACACTTTTGAGTAGTCAGGCTCAGCGCCTTCAACAAGAGATGCGCATACAAGCTCAAAGAGAGCAGGAATTGGATGGGCTGATACAACTAGTGGCTCATCAAGAGCAGTCTTTCTTATTGGAAAAAGACAAAGAAAATAAGAATGGACTTGTGCTCAGCATGCAATTTCCCGGTACCAGCTTTGATGATAACCAGTTGGCTGAGCTTCAGGCAGTTTTCTCGCATATTCATAGAGCTTCATTTAATGCCAGTAACATTAGCGATGACGCATTTTATCATATCGGCCAGATGAATAACTTGAGGGCGCTTTTTTTACAGCAAACTCGTATCAAAGGCAATGGGTTGATTTACCTCCAGAATTTAGAGTCATTAGAGATACTAGATCTATCGGGTACAGAAGTTGATGATGCAGAGCTCTTGCATGTACTTAAGATTAACAGTTTACAGCACTTATATCTTTATGAGACACACGTTAATCCGGTCATCGTAGATGCTATCGCTAAAAATAATCCTCAGTTAGAAGTTCATTTAGAAAGAGGAACCTTATTTTAG
- a CDS encoding sensor histidine kinase has product MNKTLTKIGVVLSLIFVLPAVFFSVYQINSLNKHELIIEEIYNNQLDAILFSVNQYSTDVLSAWASEVDLLLEDSTFFNSQRLATFFAEKNSIQYLIAIDSADYANIYLFNEGSGRQVNDSLGLHISETLNQRKALIERLFSYLDNGYRKIEPISILKEQDAMLQIFLPQGDLPTNYICGFIITPSSFIQNVLGPKIQAISQEKFVISAFRGQDNSLIYTSDGANNNMHQLNPLPFWLFPDYYLSINLNGQTIETLAHSRLINDIILIIGLDFILLLGVWFVYRNVKREIELAQIKSDFVSNVSHELRTPLSLISMFAETLMLNRIKTEERKQEYYKIISQETVRLTAMVNKILNFSKIEAGQRKYNLKTLDLNELIREVVEAYEFHLSSQGFKYAYFSKDDEMLINGDAEAITEALINLLDNAIKYSPEHKEIAVSTGITDQYFYVEVTDKGLGISDGNQNVIFDKFFRGSGSQSVKGTGLGLSLVKHIMEAHHGKVELISNLGEGSTFRLCFPIRYKVTKLLENS; this is encoded by the coding sequence ATGAACAAGACCTTAACTAAAATAGGAGTTGTCCTTTCATTAATCTTTGTCTTACCAGCGGTCTTTTTTTCCGTGTATCAGATCAATTCGCTTAATAAGCATGAATTGATTATTGAAGAGATCTATAATAATCAGCTGGATGCAATTCTTTTTTCTGTAAATCAGTACTCGACCGATGTACTTAGCGCATGGGCTTCTGAAGTTGACTTACTTCTGGAAGACAGCACTTTTTTTAACAGCCAGAGGCTGGCTACTTTTTTTGCTGAAAAAAATTCAATTCAATATCTCATTGCAATAGATAGTGCTGATTACGCCAACATTTACCTTTTCAACGAAGGTAGTGGGCGCCAGGTGAATGATTCGTTAGGGTTACATATCAGTGAAACATTGAATCAAAGAAAGGCATTGATTGAGAGGTTATTCTCTTATCTGGATAATGGTTATAGAAAAATAGAACCTATTTCTATTCTGAAAGAGCAAGATGCCATGCTGCAAATTTTCTTACCTCAGGGAGACTTGCCCACCAACTACATTTGTGGCTTCATCATAACGCCCTCCTCATTTATTCAAAATGTACTGGGGCCCAAAATACAGGCTATATCCCAAGAAAAATTTGTGATATCTGCTTTTCGAGGTCAGGACAATTCACTTATTTACACATCTGATGGTGCGAATAACAACATGCATCAGCTCAATCCTCTTCCTTTTTGGCTTTTCCCAGACTATTATCTATCTATCAACCTTAATGGACAAACCATTGAGACACTGGCTCATAGCCGATTAATAAATGATATTATTTTAATTATTGGGCTTGATTTCATCCTTTTACTTGGTGTTTGGTTTGTTTACCGTAATGTGAAAAGGGAAATAGAACTTGCTCAAATTAAGTCAGATTTTGTATCCAATGTATCCCATGAGCTCAGAACTCCCCTTTCCTTAATCAGTATGTTTGCCGAAACACTTATGCTTAATCGCATTAAAACTGAAGAGCGTAAGCAGGAATATTATAAAATAATCAGCCAGGAAACAGTGAGGCTCACTGCCATGGTCAATAAAATACTCAATTTCTCCAAAATTGAAGCCGGCCAACGGAAGTACAATCTTAAAACTTTGGATTTGAACGAGCTAATCAGAGAAGTAGTAGAGGCGTATGAGTTTCACCTCAGCAGCCAGGGCTTCAAGTATGCTTATTTTTCAAAAGATGATGAAATGCTAATAAACGGAGATGCTGAAGCCATTACTGAAGCACTAATCAACTTACTAGATAACGCAATCAAATACAGCCCTGAGCACAAAGAAATCGCTGTATCTACTGGCATTACTGACCAGTATTTCTACGTTGAGGTTACTGATAAAGGGCTGGGTATCTCTGATGGTAATCAAAATGTAATATTTGATAAATTTTTCAGAGGCAGTGGTTCCCAAAGTGTTAAAGGTACCGGTTTAGGCTTGAGTTTAGTCAAGCATATCATGGAGGCACATCATGGAAAAGTAGAATTAATCAGCAATTTAGGTGAAGGAAGTACTTTCAGGCTCTGCTTTCCGATCAGGTATAAAGTCACTAAACTTTTAGAGAATTCATGA
- a CDS encoding response regulator transcription factor, with translation MNRILVVEDEPAMVMGLRDNLEFEGYHVETVTDGQIGYELIMQRKFDLILLDVMLPNMSGFDICKQVRNQNNRTPIILLTAKGDEIDKVLGLELGADDYITKPFSLRELLARIKAVLRRGGNTIATEDKNIQIGRLKLNLLSYTAHENDKEVKMTYREFEVLKYLWDHQNEIVSRYDLLDNIWGYEDEQPTTRTIDNFIVKLRNKIEANAANPKIILTVHGIGYKMLIRR, from the coding sequence ATGAACCGGATTTTGGTAGTTGAAGACGAACCAGCTATGGTAATGGGTTTGAGAGATAACCTAGAATTTGAAGGTTATCATGTTGAGACCGTAACTGATGGGCAAATAGGATATGAGCTGATTATGCAAAGGAAATTTGACCTTATCTTATTGGATGTGATGCTGCCAAATATGTCGGGCTTTGATATTTGTAAGCAAGTCAGAAATCAAAATAACCGTACGCCCATCATATTGCTAACTGCCAAAGGTGATGAAATAGACAAGGTACTCGGTCTTGAACTAGGAGCAGACGATTATATTACCAAACCGTTTAGCTTAAGAGAATTACTGGCACGAATAAAAGCGGTGCTCAGGAGAGGAGGAAATACAATAGCTACTGAAGATAAAAATATACAAATAGGTAGATTGAAGCTCAATTTATTGAGTTATACAGCACATGAAAATGATAAGGAGGTTAAGATGACTTATCGTGAATTTGAAGTGCTAAAATATCTTTGGGATCATCAGAATGAGATAGTAAGCAGGTATGACCTATTGGACAATATATGGGGATATGAAGATGAACAACCTACTACCAGAACCATAGATAATTTCATTGTCAAACTAAGAAACAAGATTGAAGCCAATGCTGCCAATCCAAAAATCATTCTGACAGTACATGGTATTGGCTACAAAATGCTTATCCGGCGGTAG
- a CDS encoding aspartyl protease family protein: MKPILIITCIMIASCSTQLQAQASEIEYIEFVHLDRKPIVAARVNGIETYLMVDTGSDISVLNQNVSDEFGFVPSVNNEVSYNIEGLNGEKKSISWAKKVKVSLGSSEIRARFYSMDLSNLVNSVKKKTHITIQGIIGSDIMKKYDFRVDYRNKKIGFSTKHLISATKTDKQHTYYSVLKNGLSIISSKQIF, from the coding sequence ATGAAACCCATACTAATAATAACCTGCATCATGATTGCGAGTTGTTCTACTCAGCTCCAAGCGCAAGCTTCAGAAATTGAATATATTGAGTTTGTACATCTGGACAGGAAACCGATAGTGGCCGCCAGGGTAAATGGTATTGAAACTTACCTGATGGTAGATACAGGCTCAGATATTTCTGTATTAAATCAAAATGTTTCTGATGAGTTCGGTTTCGTTCCTTCAGTCAACAATGAAGTTTCTTATAATATTGAAGGGCTTAATGGTGAAAAGAAAAGTATTAGCTGGGCAAAAAAAGTAAAAGTAAGCCTCGGCAGCAGTGAAATCAGAGCCCGCTTTTATAGTATGGATTTAAGTAATTTAGTGAATTCTGTAAAAAAGAAAACTCATATTACAATACAAGGAATTATTGGTTCTGACATTATGAAAAAATACGACTTCAGAGTAGACTATAGAAACAAAAAAATTGGCTTCTCTACTAAGCATTTAATATCAGCTACAAAAACTGATAAACAGCATACATATTATTCTGTATTGAAAAATGGTTTATCAATAATTTCGTCTAAGCAAATATTCTAA
- a CDS encoding sugar-binding domain-containing protein, whose protein sequence is MPVTYFHKFSFWFVVFSTFTIVVANASSWELRLDLQGEWKFHIGDKPNWAEVTYRDDHWEKVQVPSAWETQGFHAYDGFAWYRKTFDLTEEQSEENLYISLGYIDDVDEVYMNGKLIGFSGAFPPYFQTAYNAFRRYPIPLEYLNPQGKNTIAIRVYDAKIDGGILSGVIGIVTNAEYNKLDVDLGGLWNFRLGDNMQWKEENDKSTHWVSVMAPLFWEKQGFASYDGFAWYRKVFYLPKALESKDQILLLGMIDDYDQTYVNGQLVGSTGFDDNGQYIVNDNYAYTSIRKYDLSSEILRYGDYNTIAIRVYDKIIDGGIYKGPLGILSQDNYTKFWRRWWR, encoded by the coding sequence ATGCCAGTAACCTACTTTCATAAATTTTCCTTTTGGTTTGTCGTATTTTCTACTTTTACCATTGTAGTTGCCAATGCGTCTTCCTGGGAGTTGCGCCTTGACCTCCAAGGTGAATGGAAATTTCATATAGGAGATAAGCCAAATTGGGCGGAGGTTACTTATAGAGATGATCACTGGGAAAAAGTGCAGGTACCTTCAGCCTGGGAGACCCAGGGATTTCATGCTTACGATGGATTTGCCTGGTATCGGAAAACATTTGATTTAACAGAAGAGCAAAGTGAAGAAAACCTTTACATTTCTCTGGGATACATTGATGATGTAGATGAGGTATATATGAATGGTAAACTTATCGGATTTTCTGGTGCATTCCCCCCTTACTTCCAGACCGCATACAATGCATTCCGTCGCTACCCTATACCGCTTGAATACCTTAACCCTCAAGGAAAAAATACTATTGCAATCAGGGTATATGATGCTAAAATTGATGGTGGAATCCTCTCAGGAGTGATAGGCATAGTAACAAATGCTGAATACAACAAGCTTGATGTAGACCTGGGTGGATTGTGGAATTTTAGATTGGGCGACAATATGCAATGGAAAGAGGAGAACGATAAATCCACTCATTGGGTAAGCGTTATGGCTCCATTATTTTGGGAGAAGCAAGGCTTTGCAAGTTATGATGGTTTTGCCTGGTATCGTAAGGTTTTCTATTTACCCAAAGCACTTGAGAGTAAAGACCAAATACTATTGTTGGGAATGATAGATGACTACGATCAAACCTATGTAAACGGGCAACTGGTAGGTAGCACCGGCTTTGACGATAATGGGCAATATATCGTAAATGATAATTATGCGTACACCAGCATTCGTAAATACGATTTAAGTTCGGAGATACTTAGATATGGCGATTACAATACCATAGCCATTCGTGTGTATGACAAAATCATTGATGGAGGAATTTATAAAGGTCCTCTCGGTATTCTCAGTCAGGATAATTACACTAAATTCTGGCGCCGCTGGTGGCGTTAA